One genomic segment of Kiritimatiella glycovorans includes these proteins:
- a CDS encoding sulfatase, producing MRNYFRMLIAVFLIPLSWGIRGVRAQEDAPNVLFFLVDDMGWTDSSVYGSTFYPTPAMERLAESSVRFVNAYSASPLCSPSRASIMSGQYPARHGMTTAWGHTPQREDDPDYQREHVPVGSEYLLPYSRRVLELDQYTLAEAFRDAGYRTGFVGKWHMGLAPEYWPEEQGFESTFHGAPDPGPPSYFSPYRFRAGNVTDGPEGEYLTDRATDEALGFLRSRDDRPFFLCLWHWGVHGPFQAKEDLIEYYRNHPDPRGVQKSPTYAAMIHSVDESLGDILDYLEEAGLDENTIIVFTSDNGGVEWKGVKADGGVPATSNAPLKKGKGTIFEGGSRVPAMIRWPGVADRERVSEAVITGVDYYPTLLEMCGIAKHPDQTIDGVSLVPTLKAGTPPDREAIYCFFPHNFGERSPAGCWVRMGDWKLIENFYVSDLHPDRYQLYNLEADLGETENLAEQYPERTRQMARMLKDHYRTLCDRPPIPNPDYDPSLLPVAGWNGADRHSGWPETDAGTLIVTGRGISTRGLPRETGSLALRWTARSSREGQGRFFWSDRSDWQFRRERSTEFRLQGDGRRHDYIMDFEVGDELIGVRIDVPRGEDPVVMEEIELLDGKGRVLRRWDFE from the coding sequence ATGCGCAATTATTTCAGGATGCTGATCGCCGTGTTCCTCATCCCGCTCTCGTGGGGGATCCGGGGGGTGCGGGCGCAGGAGGATGCACCCAACGTCCTCTTTTTTCTTGTGGATGATATGGGCTGGACGGACAGCTCGGTCTACGGATCGACGTTCTATCCGACCCCGGCCATGGAGCGGCTGGCGGAATCGAGCGTCCGGTTCGTCAACGCCTACTCGGCCAGTCCGCTCTGTTCGCCCAGCCGGGCATCGATCATGAGCGGGCAGTACCCGGCCCGGCACGGCATGACGACGGCCTGGGGCCATACCCCGCAGCGCGAAGACGATCCCGACTACCAGCGCGAACATGTGCCGGTGGGCTCGGAATACCTGCTCCCGTACAGCCGCCGCGTTCTCGAACTCGATCAGTACACCCTGGCCGAGGCGTTCCGCGACGCGGGGTACAGGACGGGGTTCGTCGGTAAGTGGCACATGGGCCTCGCGCCGGAGTACTGGCCCGAAGAACAGGGGTTTGAGTCGACGTTTCACGGCGCGCCCGATCCGGGCCCGCCGAGCTACTTCTCGCCCTACCGCTTCCGGGCGGGGAATGTCACGGACGGCCCGGAGGGCGAATACCTGACCGACCGCGCCACCGATGAGGCGCTCGGGTTTCTGAGGAGCCGGGACGACCGCCCGTTCTTCCTCTGTCTCTGGCACTGGGGGGTTCACGGCCCGTTTCAGGCCAAAGAGGATCTGATCGAGTACTACCGGAATCACCCGGACCCGCGCGGCGTCCAGAAGAGTCCGACCTACGCGGCTATGATCCACAGCGTCGATGAGAGCCTCGGGGATATCCTCGACTACCTGGAGGAGGCCGGCCTCGACGAGAATACCATCATCGTCTTCACCTCCGATAACGGCGGGGTCGAATGGAAAGGGGTTAAGGCCGACGGCGGGGTCCCCGCCACGAGCAATGCGCCGCTGAAGAAGGGAAAGGGGACGATTTTCGAGGGAGGATCGCGCGTGCCGGCGATGATCCGCTGGCCGGGGGTCGCCGACCGGGAACGCGTGAGCGAGGCGGTCATCACGGGGGTCGATTACTATCCCACCCTGCTTGAGATGTGCGGTATCGCGAAGCATCCCGACCAGACGATCGACGGCGTGAGCCTGGTCCCGACCCTGAAGGCGGGCACGCCGCCGGATCGCGAGGCGATCTACTGCTTCTTCCCGCATAATTTCGGCGAGCGCTCGCCGGCCGGGTGCTGGGTTCGGATGGGCGACTGGAAACTGATCGAGAATTTCTACGTCTCCGATCTGCATCCGGACCGATACCAGCTTTATAACCTGGAGGCCGACCTCGGCGAGACGGAAAATCTGGCGGAACAGTATCCCGAGCGGACACGGCAAATGGCCCGTATGCTGAAGGACCATTACAGGACCCTCTGTGATCGTCCCCCGATCCCGAATCCCGATTACGATCCCTCGCTGCTGCCCGTCGCCGGATGGAACGGAGCGGACCGGCACAGCGGATGGCCGGAGACGGACGCCGGCACCCTGATCGTCACCGGACGCGGGATCTCCACGCGCGGGCTGCCGCGCGAGACCGGAAGCCTGGCGCTGCGATGGACGGCGCGCAGCTCGCGCGAAGGGCAGGGGCGCTTCTTCTGGTCCGATCGCAGCGACTGGCAGTTTCGAAGGGAACGGAGTACGGAATTCCGGCTTCAGGGCGACGGGCGCCGGCATGACTATATCATGGATTTTGAGGTCGGGGACGAACTGATCGGGGTGCGTATCGATGTGCCCCGCGGTGAGGACCCCGTAGTAATGGAAGAGATCGAGCTGCTCGACGGAAAGGGCCGTGTGCTCAGGCGGTGGGATTTCGAATGA
- a CDS encoding sulfatase — protein sequence MAGKMSRRPNIVFVHVDQLKQSAIGACGCERVRTPGMDRIMNDAVSFDRYYATVPVCVPSRTSWYTGLEPDQSGITENPRWIDREEVHPTDLGTWLRDRGGYDSYYMGKWHIAIKPQECGFEQLHGSNPVGEYGDTALARAAEDFLLNHRGERPFFLSVGLLNPHDICYWSFRYSPGKFGIADRIRDRLPPLPPNFDPERAATDWTELEWRFYAHAYFRFVEMIDGDLGRIYRAFQRSPERDRTIFIFSSDHGQASGEHGHLTKGTPYEHSLRIPLAVVDPSAAPRRDRTHLVSGLDMAPTICDYAGVERMPRNHDMSFRPLVEGGAGDWREWLVASTPRMKHRVIYRGDFKLIHERRGETDRLFNLKDDPWEMRDLADDPAHASVLRELRALREEYDESREVCRMAQEDFERWE from the coding sequence ATGGCGGGTAAGATGAGCCGGAGACCGAATATCGTTTTCGTCCACGTCGACCAGCTCAAGCAGTCCGCGATCGGGGCCTGCGGCTGCGAGCGGGTCCGGACCCCCGGCATGGACCGCATCATGAACGACGCGGTCTCCTTCGACCGGTATTACGCCACCGTCCCGGTGTGCGTCCCCTCTCGCACAAGCTGGTATACGGGGCTCGAACCGGATCAGAGCGGGATCACCGAGAACCCGCGCTGGATCGACCGCGAGGAGGTCCATCCCACGGATCTCGGGACGTGGCTGCGCGATCGGGGCGGATACGACTCGTATTACATGGGTAAATGGCACATTGCTATCAAGCCGCAGGAGTGCGGGTTTGAACAGCTGCACGGCTCGAATCCGGTCGGCGAGTACGGCGACACGGCGCTCGCGCGGGCGGCGGAGGATTTTCTCCTGAACCACCGCGGCGAACGCCCGTTCTTTCTCAGCGTCGGCCTGCTCAATCCCCACGACATCTGCTACTGGTCGTTCAGGTACAGCCCGGGCAAGTTCGGGATCGCGGACCGGATAAGGGATCGCCTCCCCCCGCTGCCGCCGAACTTCGATCCCGAACGCGCGGCCACGGACTGGACGGAGCTGGAATGGCGGTTCTACGCCCATGCGTACTTCCGGTTCGTGGAGATGATCGACGGGGACCTCGGACGGATCTACCGCGCCTTTCAGCGCTCGCCGGAGCGCGACCGCACCATTTTCATCTTCTCCTCGGACCACGGCCAGGCCAGCGGCGAACACGGACACCTCACCAAGGGCACCCCCTATGAGCACAGTCTCCGCATCCCGCTGGCGGTGGTCGATCCGTCCGCCGCGCCGCGCCGCGACCGGACACACCTGGTGAGCGGACTGGATATGGCGCCGACGATCTGCGATTACGCGGGGGTCGAACGCATGCCGCGCAACCACGACATGAGCTTCCGGCCGCTGGTGGAAGGCGGTGCGGGCGACTGGCGCGAGTGGCTGGTGGCGTCCACGCCGCGCATGAAACACCGCGTCATCTACCGGGGCGATTTCAAGCTGATCCATGAGCGTCGGGGCGAAACGGACCGCCTGTTCAACCTGAAGGACGACCCGTGGGAGATGCGCGACCTGGCCGACGACCCCGCTCACGCCTCCGTCCTCCGCGAGCTTCGCGCCCTGCGCGAGGAGTATGACGAATCGCGCGAGGTCTGCCGCATGGCGCAGGAGGACTTCGAACGCTGGGAATGA
- a CDS encoding Druantia anti-phage system protein DruA, with amino-acid sequence MAQAMVIQGRRITDGEIALIRDLMAEHRDWGRTRLSEELCRCWNWRNAQGRIKDMAARSLLLKLERRGCIELPARQRPSSNHFRNRCVPAVEPAAEPIRSDLSALRPLSADLVAPRSDNSQLFKGLLGRYHYLGHRNTVGENLRYLIRDRHGRLVACALFGSAAWKCADRDRFLGWDRACRERNLQALTNNTRFLILPWVEVPHLASHVLGLIARRIRDDWQGKYAHPVHALETFVDRSRFKGTCYRAANWMRLGATQGRTRNDRDRRIQAPVKDVYLYPLIPDFRRELCAPACSRTEGRAGR; translated from the coding sequence ATGGCACAGGCTATGGTCATTCAGGGGCGGAGAATCACGGACGGCGAGATCGCCTTGATCCGGGATTTGATGGCAGAGCATCGGGACTGGGGGCGTACCCGCCTGAGCGAAGAACTGTGCCGCTGCTGGAACTGGCGCAACGCGCAGGGCCGTATCAAGGACATGGCGGCGCGCTCCCTGCTGTTGAAGCTGGAGCGACGCGGATGCATCGAGTTGCCGGCGCGTCAACGCCCGTCTTCCAATCATTTCCGCAACCGGTGCGTGCCTGCCGTAGAACCTGCCGCCGAACCGATTCGCTCTGACCTGAGCGCATTGCGGCCCCTGTCGGCAGACCTTGTCGCCCCACGTTCGGATAACTCGCAGTTGTTCAAAGGGCTGCTGGGCCGATACCACTACTTGGGCCATCGCAACACGGTGGGCGAGAACCTGCGCTATCTGATCCGCGACCGGCACGGTCGGCTCGTGGCCTGTGCGCTGTTCGGTTCGGCGGCATGGAAATGCGCGGATCGGGATCGTTTCCTCGGCTGGGATCGGGCCTGCCGTGAACGCAATCTCCAGGCATTGACCAACAATACGCGTTTCCTGATCCTGCCCTGGGTCGAAGTCCCGCATCTGGCCAGCCACGTCCTCGGCCTCATTGCCCGGCGCATCCGGGATGACTGGCAGGGCAAGTACGCTCATCCCGTGCATGCCTTGGAAACGTTCGTGGACCGTTCCCGATTCAAAGGCACCTGCTACCGGGCCGCGAACTGGATGCGCCTGGGCGCAACGCAGGGGCGGACCCGCAACGATCGAGACCGCCGCATCCAGGCGCCGGTCAAGGACGTGTATCTGTATCCGCTCATCCCGGACTTCCGGCGGGAGTTGTGCGCACCCGCCTGCTCCCGAACCGAAGGGAGGGCGGGCAGGTGA
- the tnpC gene encoding IS66 family transposase: MMDARIHSLERQVQDLTSRLDQSDQRVRHLEEQLAKNSRNSSKPPSSDGFKKPAPKSLRKKGKRKSGGQPGHTGHTLAMADKPEHTEVHRVKECEHCGRSLADQSVEGIEKRQVHDLPPLRLIVTEHQAETKTCACGHLNKAAFPEGVNAPVQYGEGIKAAAVYLKNYQFLPYDRTCELLNDFFGCPMSEGTLCNIITQSHTLAADPVEKIKELIEQAAVAHFDETGSRVDGKLWWLHSASTAQATYYDIHRKRGREAIDDIGILPDFLGRAVHDFWKPYFGYDCLHGLCNAHHLRELIFAHEQHQQDWADHMIDCLLDIKEAVDHAKQSTDLSACNAQAGHLAAEQIQAFEARYQQVLDEGYAQNPLPPLPRNAKKRRGRRKKTKARNLLERLDEHRDEALAFMYDFNVPFDNNQAERDLRMMKVQQKISGMFRTEDGAQAFCRIRSYISTARKNAVGAMDALTCLFSGNPFVPALNTS; the protein is encoded by the coding sequence ATGATGGACGCACGAATCCATTCACTGGAGCGTCAAGTTCAAGACCTGACAAGCCGTCTTGACCAAAGCGATCAACGCGTCCGCCACCTGGAAGAGCAGCTTGCCAAGAACTCGCGCAACAGCAGCAAACCGCCCTCCAGCGACGGCTTCAAGAAACCTGCGCCCAAAAGCCTGCGCAAGAAGGGCAAGCGCAAGTCCGGCGGCCAGCCCGGCCATACCGGCCATACGCTCGCGATGGCCGACAAGCCCGAGCACACCGAAGTGCACCGTGTGAAGGAATGCGAACACTGCGGCCGCTCTCTAGCCGATCAATCCGTCGAGGGCATCGAAAAGCGCCAAGTCCATGACCTGCCACCCCTGCGGCTGATCGTCACCGAGCACCAGGCCGAAACCAAAACCTGCGCGTGCGGCCATCTGAACAAAGCCGCGTTCCCCGAGGGGGTCAACGCTCCGGTGCAATACGGCGAGGGGATCAAGGCCGCGGCCGTATACCTGAAGAACTATCAGTTCCTGCCCTATGACCGAACCTGCGAACTGCTGAATGACTTCTTCGGCTGCCCGATGAGCGAAGGCACGCTCTGCAATATCATCACCCAATCCCACACGTTGGCCGCCGACCCCGTCGAGAAGATCAAGGAGTTGATCGAGCAGGCCGCCGTGGCACACTTCGACGAGACCGGCTCACGGGTAGACGGCAAGCTGTGGTGGCTGCATTCGGCCTCGACCGCACAGGCAACCTATTATGACATCCATCGCAAACGCGGCCGCGAAGCGATCGATGACATCGGCATCTTGCCCGACTTCCTCGGACGCGCCGTTCACGACTTCTGGAAACCGTACTTCGGCTACGACTGCCTCCATGGCCTCTGCAACGCCCATCACCTGCGGGAACTGATCTTTGCGCATGAGCAGCACCAGCAGGACTGGGCCGACCACATGATCGACTGCCTGCTCGACATCAAAGAGGCCGTCGATCATGCGAAGCAGAGCACCGACCTGTCTGCGTGCAACGCACAGGCAGGCCATCTTGCGGCAGAGCAGATCCAAGCCTTTGAAGCCCGCTACCAGCAAGTCCTCGACGAAGGCTACGCGCAGAATCCGCTGCCGCCGTTGCCGCGCAACGCGAAGAAACGACGGGGCCGCCGCAAGAAGACCAAAGCCCGTAACCTGCTCGAACGGCTCGACGAGCACCGCGATGAAGCGCTTGCGTTCATGTACGACTTCAACGTGCCCTTCGACAACAATCAGGCTGAGCGCGATCTGCGCATGATGAAGGTGCAGCAGAAAATCTCGGGCATGTTCCGAACCGAGGATGGCGCCCAAGCCTTCTGCCGCATTCGAAGCTACATCTCAACCGCCCGCAAGAATGCCGTCGGCGCTATGGATGCGCTGACCTGCCTGTTCAGCGGAAACCCCTTCGTTCCGGCGCTCAATACCTCGTAG